Proteins found in one Fusarium oxysporum Fo47 chromosome V, complete sequence genomic segment:
- a CDS encoding ribosome biosynthesis protein RRB1 gives MAKRTAEADHGDALKGGERPEKMDIDDNTKEMGEFEDEFEDEFESEDEILEAGVDGRPDAEREAEEKDAMEVDQGTFIVGRSKLEPGQTLAPDLTTYEMLHNLSTPWPCLSFDIIRDDLGDNRKAYPATMYTVSGSQAETGKASDNQIMVMKFSGLSKMDRGDEGSDSEDDDDEDSDPILESKSIPLNSTTNRIRAHQIPSQEAGRPGTTLTATMTESSNVFIHDITPHLASFDNPGTTISAQQNKPISTVRAHKTEGYAVDWSPTVPGGKLLTGDNDGLIYVTTRTDGGGWVTDNRPFQGHTSSVEELQWSPSEQSVFASASSDGTIRIWDVRSKSRKPAITMQVSNVDVNVMSWSRQTTHLLASGDDNGAWGVWDLRQWKASSDKPQPIASFNFNKEQITSIEWHPTDDSIVAVAAGDNTVTLWDLAVELDDEESKDTAGVKDVPPQLLFVHYLKDVKEVHWHPQITGSLVATGEEFSVFRTISV, from the exons ATGGCAAAGAGAACTGCTGAGGCCGATCACGGCGATGCCCTCAAGGGCGGCGAACGCCCTGAGAAGATGGACATTGACGACAACACCAAGGAGATGGGAGAGTTTGAAGATGAGTTCGAGGATGAGTTCGAGAGCGAGGATGAGATTCTTGAGGCTGGCGTTGATGGAAGACCTGATGCTGAGCgcgaggctgaagagaagg ATGCCATGGAAGTCGACCAAGGAACCTTCATCGTCGGACGAAGCAAACTCGAACCCGGCCAGACCCTCGCCCCCGATCTGACAACCTACGAGATGCTGCACAACCTCAGCACACCCTGGCCATGCCTTTCTTTCGATATCATCCGCGATGACCTTGGCGACAACCGCAAGGCCTACCCTGCTACCATGTACACTGTCTCTGGATCACAAGCCGAGACTGGAAAGGCCTCTGACAACCAGATCATGGTTATGAAGTTCAGCGGTCTCAGCAAGATGGACCGTGGTGACGAGGGTTCTGATTcggaggacgatgatgacgaggactCTGACCCTATCCTGGAGAGCAAGTCTATCCCTCTCAACTCTACGACCAACCGCATCCGCGCCCACCAGATTCCTAGCCAAGAGGCTGGACGACCTGGAACTACCCTCACTGCTACGATGACCGAGTCAAGCAACGTCTTTATCCACGACATTACTCCCCACCTCGCCTCCTTCGACAACCCCGGAACTACTATCTCCGCTCAGCAGAACAAGCCTATCTCTACTGTCCGCGCCCACAAGACCGAAGGTTACGCCGTTGACTGGTCTCCCACAGTTCCCGGTGGTAAGCTCCTCACGGGTGACAACGACGGTCTCATTTACGTGACAACACGCACCGATGGAGGCGGCTGGGTCACCGACAACCGACCTTTCCAGGGCCACACCAGCAGTGTCGAGGAGCTCCAGTGGTCACCCTCCGAGCAATCTGTCTTTGCCTCTGCTTCAAGCGACGGCACCATTCGCATCTGGGACGTGCGATCCAAGTCCCGTAAGCCCGCTATCACCATGCAGGTTTCAAATGTCGACGTCAACGTCATGTCTTGGTCGCGCCAGACAACTCATCTGCTCGCCTCCGGAGACGACAACGGTGCATGGGGCGTTTGGGATCTCCGACAATGGAAGGCCAGCTCCGATAAGCCCCAGCCCATcgccagcttcaacttcaacaaggAGCAGATCACAAGCATTGAGTGGCATCCCACCGACGACTCCATCGTCGCCGTGGCCGCTGGTGATAACACCGTCACACTGTGGGATCTTGCTGTCGAgcttgatgacgaggagaGCAAGGACACAGCGGGTGTCAAGGACGTGCCGCCCCAGCTGTTGTTCGTGCACTACCTCAAGGATGTGAAGGAGGTGCACTGGCACCCTCAGATCACGGGTAGCTTGGTCGCCACAGGAGAGGAGTTCAGCGTCTTCAGGACCATCAGCGTATAA
- a CDS encoding fungal-specific transcription factor domain-containing protein — protein MDRSLSTSHHEVTLNLKIWSCVTCRRRKIRCDRKEPCNNCTKNKIDCHFPVTGRIPRRTRDAKTPAQKQSELLSRLRRLESVVTELAAQVEDENGAKTMGQITVDKEPTESSWATSSGSLDHQTSEFDEDFGRLVVDKDGGLHVGNRFWTVFCSEVDNILQAVHDVADISETPSNSIMTEPTSNGTPAPLSHLGFVFGSAEFAKALDGLNPMPSQMLFIWQTYVENVDPFIKVLHTPAIENIVKQLKDNFSSCGHNVEALLFAICLAAIASMDEKTVSFNFNTPREQLLQRYQFGTEQALARANFLTTKDITVLQALVIYLSLLPNIGAQDKVWPLTGLLLRLAKSVCLHREGEPHQYNQLEREMRRRLWWHICFIDSSSRRADAQDLSITPASFSTGLPTNSNDVDLDSSTTQIPNPNQGSTGVTLCLIRCELWYLTQAIRADTTDSLETRLGLLNALRQKVEKTYFQHLQPNQPWDSFIRTMTTLFFAKVELVIRRRSKTLPAADELLTPSITVTKAVQSLKSGSAWVKWRWQLQGQMPWHAMGVYLRQASRLPWTRELEEAWGATTALKEGVTEEMKTGSLWRSLMQLFSEAEQHREMELKRQGANAQHTRDKGDRVNSDVQQMLNNAENMSNEIPVNHPLIDTSTFDSSLHISPPADNGALSVERLSTSLGTAADDLPSWVEAGGDMNFGQGQNFGNSSSDGTADGVDWEALMDLDETWNWDFL, from the exons ATGGACCGATCCCTATCAACATCCCATCATGAGGTCACACTCAACCTCAAAATCTGGAGCTGTGTAACCTGTCGTCGTCGCAAGATCCGCTGCGATAGAAAAGAGCCATGCAACAATTGTACAAAAAACAAAATCGACTGCCATTTCCCCGTGACGGGTCGTATACCGAGACGAACTCGCGATGCCAAGACTCCAGCTCAGAAGCAATCTGAATTGCTCagtcgtcttcgtcgtctcGAGTCAGTCGTTACTGAACTCGCGGCGCAGGTTGAGGATGAAAATGGGGCCAAGACTATGGGTCAGATAACAGTGGATAAGGAGCCTACAGAGTCTTCGTGGGCTACGTCATCTGGCAGTTTGGATCATCAGACTTCGGAGTTTGATGAGGATTTTGGTAGGCTTGTTGTTGACAAGGACGGTGGACTTCACGTTGGAAATCGCTTTTGGACGGTATTTTGCAGCGAG GTAGACAATATACTTCAAGCTGTACACGACGTTGCAGATATCTCGGAAACCCCAAGTAACTCAATCATGACAGAGCCTACCAGCAATGGGACTCCGGCTCCTCTAAGTCATCTTGGCTTTGTCTTTGGCAGCGCAGAGTTCGCGAAAGCGTTAGATGGGCTCAACCCCATGCCCTCTCAGATGCTCTTCATATGGCAGACATATGTCGAAAATGTTGACCCTTTCATCAAGGTCCTTCATACTCCAGCGATTGAGAATATTGTCAAACAATTAAAAGACAACTTTAGCTCTTGTGGCCACAATGTAGAAGCCCTGTTGTTTGCGATATGCTTAGCGGCCATTGCGTCCATGGACGAAAAGACAGTCTCGTTCAACTTCAACACACCCAGAGAACAACTGCTGCAGCGGTATCAATTCGGTACTGAACAAGCACTCGCTCGTGCCAACTTTCTTACTACAAAAGACATCACTGTCCTTCAAGCCCTGGTCATATACCTATCGCTGCTACCAAACATTGGGGCTCAAGATAAAGTATGGCCACTGACAGGTTTGCTCCTCAGGCTAGCAAAGTCAGTATGCCTTCATCGCGAGGGCGAACCACATCAGTACAATCAGCTTGAGAGGGAGATGAGACGTCGGCTCTGGTGGCACATCTGCTTCATCGATTCCAGTAGTCGACGGGCTGACGCTCAAGACCTGTCAATCACCCCAGCGTCCTTCAGCACAGGTCTCCCTACAAACTCAAACGATGTCGATCTGGACAGCTCAACCACTCAGATCCCAAATCCTAATCAAGGATCAACTGGTGTGACACTCTGTCTCATCCGCTGCGAGCTGTGGTATCTCACACAAGCCATCCGCGCCGATACAACCGATTCTCTAGAGACCCGTCTCGGCCTCTTAAACGCCCTGAGACAAAAAGTCGAGAAGACTTACTTCCAGCATCTACAGCCCAACCAACCATGGGACTCCTTCATCAGGACGATGACAACCCTGTTCTTTGCCAAAGTTGAACTGGTTATTCGACGACGATCCAAAACTCTCCCTGCAGCGGATGAGCTATTGACTCCATCTATCACAGTCACCAAAGCAGTGCAGTCTCTCAAATCAGGATCCGCGTGGGTAAAGTGGCGCTGGCAGTTACAAGGACAAATGCCATGGCATGCAATGGGTGTCTACCTCCGTCAAGCATCTCGACTCCCTTGGACACGAGAACTAGAAGAAGCATGGGGCGCAACTACAGCTTTGAAAGAAGGAGTCACAGAAGAAATGAAGACGGGATCACTGTGGAGGTCTCTCATGCAGCTGTTCTCGGAAGCTGAACAGCATCGTGAAATGGAGCTTAAGCGTCAAGGAGCAAATGCCCAACATACCCGAGACAAGGGAGACCGTGTGAACTCGGATGTCCAGCAAATGCTCAACAACGCTGAGAACATGTCAAACGAGATCCCTGTTAATCATCCTCTAATTGATACATCGACATTTGACTCGTCTCTACACATATCTCCGCCAGCAGACAATGGGGCTCTCTCCGTGGAACGTCTATCAACGAGTCTAGGTACAGCGGCTGATGATCTTCCTTCATGGGTTGAAGCAGGAGGTGACATGAACTTTGGTCAAGGCCAAAATTTCGGAAACTCGTCATCTGATGGAACCGCTGATGGGGTGGATTGGGAGGCCTTGATGGATCTAGATGAAACGTGGAATTGGGACTTCCTGTAG
- a CDS encoding thioredoxin-like protein, translating into MAAPSSAVVEIKSKAQFDELVKTTPYVALQAHASWCGPCKAISPIFNKQAAEHKSDKYAFAKFDTDDVPDLAFELGIRSIPAFFFFENGDKASDLLGAVPPKLTAAVKTYADKATGGAAEKPAEENTLKTDENF; encoded by the coding sequence ATGGCTGCCCCCTCCTCCGCTGTTGTCGagatcaagtccaaggctCAATTCGACGAGCTCGTCAAGACTACTCCCTACGTCGCTCTCCAAGCCCACGCCTCATGGTGCGGTCCCTGCAAGGCCATCTCCCCTATCTTCAACAAGCAGGCCGCCGAGCACAAGTCCGACAAGTACGCCTTCGCCAAGTTCGACACCGACGACGTCCCCGATCTCGCCTTTGAGCTCGGCATCCGCTCCATCcccgccttcttcttcttcgagaacGGCGACAAGGCCAGCGATCTGCTCGGCGCTGTCCCCCCCAAGCTGACTGCCGCTGTCAAGACCTACGCCGACAAGGCTACCGGCGGTGCTGCCGAGAAGCCCGCCGAGGAGAACACCCTCAAGACCGATGAGAACTTCTAG
- a CDS encoding WD40-repeat-containing domain protein: MSASNSSPAVRGERGLYRRHDSALSSLPESEPQRRQSLAARSDSQGAGASLDLPSSRLSTTQPSVSGSQNAKETKDWKPPFKSSSPSPPPNAGLDPLSTQIYLRTNSNTAEPTIAQRILNQGRSDSPAADNLQRQSSELSKSPNTTQDSSKDRRKGVSFLSRLGMRGSWRKDDDMQESDSELGELRTDGTYARALTSVIGAGGGYIPLHKEPPRYIRVKAHNKKDRDYNHLFLAQELTASEHKHTHGRAVATAVGSKILRGGDAIWAAEFSLDGRYLAVAGKDQIVRVFAVISTPEERKAHEEEEAQNGTHGEKLSAPVFRTKPVREFKEHNGEVLALSWSKNNFLLSSSMDKTVKLWHMSRSDCLCTFVHKDLVTSIAFHPTDDRFFLAGSLDAQLRLWSIPDKSVAFQAPVGEFITAVAFSPDGNIAICGVLSGLCTFYATEGLKLKYQIHVRSSRGKNAKGSKITGIRTMTIPSGPEAGTVKVLVTSNDSRVRVYNLNDKVIQVKYKGLENQSSQINARFSDDGSYIICGSEDRKAYIWKLGGQDEIKDKQPYETFDAHPEVVTTALMAPSKSRQLLSASGDPIYDLCNPPPVMLRSLEESTPSHSALSDEDHGDSLHSNKKPEETPAYIERSRHLDGNIIITTDRTGKIKVFRQDCAHKKRQQGLWESGSRLGNRLSGVGRSGSVMTRTSASSRVQSRRGSLNIPGPNPIQLQHASDRINSWRQDIDGGRPSMNNTPARSERSMSPTKPGQSPINSTANLAPESRRKPLPTSPISRPTPTSPTGSGLSNRTTVRASHDRERNGITSPPTPSFSLISASDSEGVNDKEGSFWNLSRWRSSRQSLRYSSALNSPTSPNGSPNPGHSRSGSQFLSVRERSSPRMSLGVDELKPPRQDVANRRRSAGPRLTSRLSVQGDQKNGFEDQIETHEEITPSKKRVDSGVGRISDESADSVVQSY, from the exons ATGTCCGCCTCCAATTCTTCGCCTGCTGTCCGGGGCGAACGTGGTTTGTATAGACGACACGATTCTGCCCTTTCCAGCCTTCCCGAGTCTGAGCCTCAACGCCGCCAGAGCCTCGCTGCTCGTTCTGATTCTCAGG GTGCTGGTGCTTCCCTGGACCTCCCATCGAGCAGGCTCTCGACTACACAACCATCTGTGTCAGGCTCTCAGAATGCAAAAGAAACAAAGGACTGGAAACCTCCCTTCAAGTCGAGTTCTCCCAGTCCTCCCCCAAACGCTGGGCTTGACCCTTTGAGTACG CAAATCTACTTGCGTACCAACAGTAACACCGCGGAGCCTACCATTGCACAACGAATTCTAAACCAGGGTCGTTCCGACAGCCCTGCTGCAGACAACCTACAAAGACAAAGCTCCGAACTTAGCAAGTCGCCAAACACTACCCAAGATTCTAGCAAGGATCGGAGGAAAGGAGTTTCTTTCCTGAGTCGACTGGGAATGCGCGGAAGTTGGAGGAAAGATGATGACATGCAGGAATCCGACTCCGAACTGGGTGAACTGCGAACCGATGGCACCTACGCACGAGCTCTCACATCCGTCATCGGTGCAGGTGGAGGATACATACCTCTTCATAAAGAACCTCCACGATATATCCGAGTCAAGGCGCATAACAAGAAGGATAGAGACTATAACCACCTATTCCTCGCACAAGAACTTACCGCCTCAGAACACAAACATACGCACGGCCGAGCGGTAGCAACGGCAGTTGGAAGCAAGATCCTTAGGGGTGGTGATGCTATCTGGGCAGCCGAATTCAGCTTGGATGGACGATACTTGGCCGTCGCAGGAAAGGATCAGATCGTACGAGTGTTTGCTGTGATATCTACGCCGGAGGAACGCAAAGCAcacgaggaagaggaggcaCAAAATGGTACTCATGGCGAGAAGCTTAGTGCTCCTGTCTTCCGCACAAAGCCTGTGCGAGAATTCAAGGAACACAATGGCGAGGTGCTTGCCTTGAGCTGGAGCAAGAACAACTTTTTGCTATCCTCTTCCATGGACAAGACCGTAAAGTTATGGCATATGAGCAGGAGTGATTGCTTGTGTACTTTTGTGCACAAGGATCTGGTCACGTCGATCGCCTTCCACCCTACAGACGATCGATTCTTTCTTGCAGGATCACTGGATGCGCAACTACGATTATGGAGCATTCCGGACAAGAGCGTCGCTTTCCAAGCACCTGTGGGTGAATTCATTACTGCGGTAGCATTTTCCCCCGACGGAAATATTGCTATATGTGGTGTGCTGAGTGGTCTATGTACTTTCTACGCTACCGAGGGCTTGAAGCTCAAGTACCAAATTCACGTCCGCTCATCAAGGGGCAAAAATGCCAAAGGAAGTAAAATCACTGGCATTCGAACTATGACGATACCGTCAGGACCCGAAGCTGGGACGGTCAAGGTCCTGGTTACTTCGAACGACTCTCGAGTTCGAGTGTATAACCTAAACGACAAAGTGATCCAGGTTAAGTACAAGGGACTGGAAAACCAGTCAAGCCAAATTAATGCACGCTTCAGCGACGATGGCAGCTATATTATCTGCGGCAGCGAGGATCGGAAGGCCTACATCTGGAAGCTCGGTGGCCAAgacgagatcaaggacaagCAGCCATACGAAACATTCGATGCTCACCCCGAGGTCGTCACCACGGCTTTGATGGCTCCGTCAAAGAGTCGGCAGCTATTGAGTGCTTCTGGGGATCCTATCTATGACTTGTGCAACCCGCCACCCGTGATGCTGCGAAGCCTCGAAGAAAGCACGCCAAGCCATTCGGCTTTGTCAGACGAAGACCACGGCGACTCGCTTCACAGCAACAAAAAGCCCGAAGAAACACCAGCATACATCGAGCGCTCAAGGCATCTGGACGgaaatatcatcatcaccactgaTAGAACTGGAAAGATCAAGGTCTTCAGACAGGACTGTGCCCATAAGAAGCGCCAGCAAGGACTCTGGGAGTCAGGTTCTCGATTGGGCAACCGTCTCTCTGGTGTCGGTAGGAGTGGCAGTGTCATGACGAGAACGAGTGCGAGCAGTCGTGTGCAATCGAGACGTGGATCACTTAACATTCCTGGTCCCAATCCGATCCAACTCCAGCATGCTTCTGACAGAATTAACAGCTGGCGTCAGGATATCGATGGAGGAAGACCCAGCATGAACAATACACCAGCTCGAAGCGAGCGATCTATGTCTCCTACCAAACCGGGACAGTCACCGATCAACTCAACGGCCAACCTGGCACCAGAATCTCGAAGGAAGCCCTTACCGACGAGTCCGATCAGCCGCCCAACTCCTACAAGTCCTACCGGCAGTGGTCTATCTAACCGCACCACAGTCAGAGCTTCACATGACCGGGAGAGAAACGGCATCACAAGCCCACCAACCCCAAGTTTCAGTCTTATCAGTGCCTCTGATTCTGAGGGTGTTAACGACAAGGAGGGCAGTTTCTGGAATTTGAGCAGATGGAGAAGTTCACGTCAAAGCCTCCGCTACTCGTCGGCGTTGAACTCACCTACAAGCCCCAACGGATCGCCAAACCCCGGTCATAGTCGCTCTGGAAGCCAGTTTCTCAGCGTTAGAGAGAGATCCTCGCCAAGAATGAGTCTGGGTGTTGACGAGCTGAAGCCACCTCGCCAAGATGTTGCAAACCGGCGCAGATCAGCAGGACCAAGGTTGACATCGAGGCTTTCGGTTCAAGGTGATCAGAAGAATGGTTTCGAGGATCAAATCGAAACACATGAGGAAATCACACCAAGTAAGAAACGAGTGGATTCTGGCGTCGGCCGCATTAGTGATGAGTCGGCGGATTCAGTTGTTCAATCTTACTGA
- a CDS encoding Alpha/Beta hydrolase protein, translating into MATLNFKRAFTLLLLSTSCVVAQNPFPDTTTCDKTCQARALNASSWISEQQSDPTFSFYKTPSSFSSKLAPGVVLKTEDVTDLDNYIVPSGLTMSRIIYTTEDLDGKIIPASAYVLWPYAPFSTGPGSTRKGLPMVAWAHGTTGTFKPCAPSSYRALQYHFQVPFALALQGIAVVAPDYAGLGVSELPNGDTIPHSWVTAPAHANDVAFAVTAARSAFPDLLGSDGPFVAMGHSQGGGASWAFAERQVRKPLKGYKGTVSIAPVTRILDDYAYWTENSIASPGLLAQSAVIDSISKIYPKYNYTGFTSTGYDRWHNVIAKVKGCFPVLALVTMDLAPTNIVKSGWYKDPTAKKWADRVAVGRKTFSGPLLIINGADDHVVRPEGIDAAVKDTCDLAKKTGNKEAVEHATFSGMDHFSAIQASQMKWMDWVKSRLSGKTLEKGCSERLVEGLKTNDTVHTLGPNFFLSYFDTAESWKYSL; encoded by the exons ATGGCCACACTCAACTTCAAGAGAGCTTttactcttcttcttctgtccaCCTCCTGTGTTGTAGCACAGAATCCCTTCCCAGACACTACCACTTGCGACAAGACATGCCAGGCCCGAGCCCTCAACGCATCCTCGTGGATCTCGGAGCAACAGTCGGACCCAACATTCTCCTTCTACAAAACcccttcaagcttctctaGCAAACTTGCCCCTGGTGTTGTACTCAAGACAGAGGATGTCACTGACTTGGATAACTATATCGTCCCCAGCGGTCTGACCATGTCGCGAATCATCTACACCACTGAAGACCTTGATGGAAAGATCATTCCCGCTTCTGCTTATGTTCTCTGGCCTTATGCTCCCTTTTCAACCGGTCCAGGCTCTACCAGGAAGGGCTTGCCCATGGTTGCTTGGGCTCACGGCACGACAGGTACCTTCAAGCCCTGTGCACCTAGTAGCTACAGAGCTTTACAGTACCACTTTCAAGTCCCCTTTGCTCTGGCACTTCAGGGCATTGCAGTGGTTGCACCCGACTATGCTGGTCTTGGTGTATCTGAGCTGCCCAACGGAGACACCATTCCTCATTCTTGGGTCACAGCGCCGGCTCACGCGAATGATGTTGCTTTTGCTGTAACTGCAGCTAGATCAGCGTTCCCGGATCTTCTTGGTTCTGACGGTCCGTTTGTCGCTATGGGCCACTCTCAAGGTGGCGGAGCATCT TGGGCTTTTGCAGAAAGACAAGTCAGGAAGCCTCTCAAAGGATACAAAGGCACAGTCTCCATAGCGCCAGTGACTAGAATCCTCGATGACTATGCCTACTGGACCGAGAACTCGATCGCATCACCCGGCCTGCTTGCACAATCCGCAGTCATCGACTCAATCTCCAAGATCTACCCCAAGTACAACTACACAGGCTTCACTTCTACAGGGTACGATCGCTGGCATAACGTTattgccaaggtcaagggATGCTTCCCCGTGTTGGCCTTGGTGACAATGGATCTCGCCCCCACCAATATTGTGAAGTCGGGCTGGTATAAAGATCCGACTGCTAAGAAGTGGGCTGATCGAGTCGCTGTGGGACGGAAGACTTTCTCTGGTCCGTTGCTCATTATTAACGGTGCAGATGACCATGTCGTTCGTCCCGAGGGTATTGACGCCGCTGTCAAGGACACCTGCGATTTGGCGAAGAAGACTGGCAATAAGGAAGCTGTTGAGCATGCCACCTTTTCTGGTATGGACCACTTCTCTGCCATTCAGGCTAGCCAAATGAAGTGGATGGACTGGGTCAAGAGTAGACTTTCCGGCAAGACCCTCGAGAAGGGTTGCTCTGAGAGACTTGTCGAAGGACTGAAGACCAATGACACTGTTCATACACTGGGTCcgaacttcttcttgtcgtaCTTTGATACAGCAGAGAGTTGGAAATACAGTCTGTAA
- a CDS encoding RmlC-like cupin domain-containing protein, which translates to MFSSTVLSVTAVLLACSSFAAAAPQGKTSEVSLTTKLRLAETFIDRYSLLPEDKDFLFSFNSTPSAMANSQTFPALTGSGVSLASAQIPGCSMIMLHTHPRASELFAVMSGRVYTEAVPEGGVLDAEGKPRVIRNEISAGQATIFYQGTKHYQVNPDCEPANAIAAFPSEDGGFAGVAPGLFSIKDVAVIRLLGEAVDGEDIEKIRASIPTDVGIKVDECLAKCGLAAPRHTTTDGKPGLEYPLCFYECDTLKALFKINNGEERQ; encoded by the exons atGTTCTCCAGCACCGTGCTCTCCGTTACTGCCGTTCTCTTGGCCTGCTCGTCCTTTGCGGCTGCAGCTCCTCAGGGCAAGACCTCCGAGGTCAGCTTGACTACCAAGCTGCGACTCGCCGAAAC TTTCATTGATCGCTACAGTCTTCTTCCTGAGGACAAAgactttctcttcagctttAACAGCACCCCCAGTGCTATGGCTAACAGCCAGACATTCCCTGCTCTTACAGGCTCTGGCGTCAGTCTGGCTTCAGCTCAAATTCCAG GCTGCTCTATGATCATGCTTCACACTCACCCCCGAGCCTCCGAGCTCTTTGCCGTCATGTCCGGCCGCGTCTATACCGAAGCCGTTCCCGAAGGCGGTGTCCTCGACGCCGAAGGAAAGCCTCGCGTCATCCGCAACGAAATCAGCGCTGGCCAAGCTACCATCTTCTACCAGGGAACTAAGCACTACCAGGTCAACCCTGACTGCGAGCCCGCCAATGCTATCGCTGCATTTCCCTCTGAGGATGGCGGTTTTGCTGGTGTTGCACCTGGGCTGTTCTCTATCAAGGATGTCGCTGTAATTCGTCTTTTGggagaggctgttgatggtgaggatATTGAGAAGATCAGGGCTTCTATTCCTACGGATGTTGGcatcaaggttgatgagtgTCTCGCTAAGTGCG GATTGGCTGCGCCCCGTCATACCACCACTGATGGCAAACCCGGT CTCGAATATCCACTCTGTTTTTATGAGTGTGACACTCTAAAAGCCC TTTTTAAGATCAACAATGGCGAAGAAAGACAATAA
- a CDS encoding polysaccharide pyruvyl transferase-domain-containing protein produces MLPAMNRFTRIALAVIAVLFVFAILVSYQAPESFKDHLPSADWHWPSKGDNVTIDEPPKPTDAAGAVGAGEEDTELDKDPNTDISYDLTRAPTPGCENIVNDLQQRLIHAYQKRFEGIRYANIWGYLETENKGDAAIWSAQQILLSILGIETMEACRFMYKDCDIAKFRRKLEEHRPHSGIIMAGGGNFNDYYWEDQPSRMNMIENFLNVSIRAFPQSIYMTNPERIDKTRKAFTKHHDLQLAARDKPSYDWLMDNFGQTEGIQSDLVPDIAFMWGNRSDFRHNTKKTHDILILARKDAEISDGDSAGIEFGEGKVDLGGSIGNVTYNKVDWKFTKTPSIDDDAEREEGKNQRAWAKSMAGFELLGSAHFVITDRLHGHILSTVIGVPHVLMDSKLGKNLNFHNTWTRDCGCTKITKSIDSAFDVARMYFEQEVKDGLRAVDPPKPKSVPTPTPQAEAGSS; encoded by the exons ATGTTACCTGCGATGAACCGCTTCACACGCATCGCGCTAGCCGTGATTGCTGTGCTCTTTGTCTTCGCTATATTGGTGTCTTACCAGGCACCTGAGAGCTTTAAGGATCATTTACCAAGCGCAGACTGGCATTGGCCTTCGAAAGGCGACAATGTCACTATCGACGAGCCCCCAAAGCCTACCGACGCCGCTGGCGCCGTGGGTGCTGGAGAGGAGGACACAGAGTTGGACAAGGACCCCAACACAGACATCTCCTACGATTTGACTCGAGCTCCTACACCGGGTTGTGAGAACATCGTCAACGATTTACAGCAGCGTCTCATCCATGCTTACCAGAAGAGGTTCGAAGGAATTCGCTATGCCAACATCTGGGGTTATCTCGAGACGGAGAACAAGGGTGATGCTGCGATTTGGTCCGCACAGCAGATTCTGCTGAGTATCCTTGGAATCGAGACTATGGAAGCCTGCCG CTTCATGTACAAGGACTGCGACATTGCAAAGTTCCGCAGAAAGTTGGAGGAGCACCGCCCACACTCTggtatcatcatggctggtggTGGCAACTTCAACGATTACTACTGGGAGGACCAACCTTCGCGCATGAACATGATTGAGAACTTCCTCAACGTCTCCATCCGAGCTTTCCCCCAGAGTATCTACATGACCAACCCCGAGAGAATTGACAAGACCAGAAAGGCTTTCACCAAGCACCACGATTTGCAGTTGGCTGCTCGTGACAAGCCCAGCTACGACTGGCTCATGGACAACTTTGGACAGACTGAGGGTATTCAGAGTGATCTTGTTCCTGATATTGCTTTCATGTGGGGCAACCGATCTGACTTTCGACACAACACAAAGAAGAC CCACGATATTCTGATTCTCGCCCGAAAGGATGCCGAGATTTCTGACGGTGACTCTGCTGGCATTGAGTTTGGCGAGGGCAAGGTCGACCTAGGTGGCAGCATCGGCAACGTAACATACAACAAGGTCGACTGGAAGTTCACCAAGACCCCTTCGATCGACGATGACGCCGAACGCGAGGAGGGTAAGAACCAGCGAGCGTGGGCCAAGTCGATGGCGGGCTTTGAGCTCTTGGGCTCTGCTCACTTCGTCATCACCGACCGTCTCCACGGTCACATTCTATCGACAGTTATCGGCGTACCACACGTGCTGATGGATAGCAAGTTGGGTAAGAACCTCAACTTCCACAACACATGGACGCGCGATTGCGGCTGCACCAAGATTACAAAGAGCATCGACTCTGCGTTTGATGTGGCGCGCATGTACTTTGAGCAGGAGGTCAAGGATGGCCTCAGGGCTGTTGACCcgcccaagcccaagtctgTACCTACACCTACTCCCCAGGCTGAGGCTGGctcatcatga